GGTGATATTGGTCTAGTAAAAAACAAACATAAATCACCTCATTTCGTTTACGACTCTGGTATAAGAATTAATTTAGTTACCGATTATTTCGAAATTTACCTACCACTATACTCAAACTTAGGCTGGGAAATAGGGCAGCCTAATTATGATGAAAAAATCAGATTTAAGTTTACCGTAGACCCTCAAGCACTTTTAGGATTATTTAGAAGGCGTTGGTTTTAAACGAAACCAAATTACATAATTCACATAAAAAAAACAGTTTTATTAGTTTATTTATAGTTTAAGTTATTTTTATTAAATTATTTTAAGAATAATTCAATAATTTTGATGTTTATATAATTGCAAAAAAGAGAAACTTTGTCTACTTTTGCAAAAGTGAAACTATACTAAATATGCAAACAATTCCAGACTTGAAAAACAATATTTCATTTGAAGACTTTAAAACAGAGGTATTAAATGATTATAAAATTGCAATAACAAGCAGAGAATGTAGTTTACTTGGTCGTCGTGAAGTATTAACGGGAAAAGCCAAATTTGGTATTTTTGGAGATGGTAAAGAAGTTCCTCAATTAGCCATGGCAAAAGCCTTTTTAAAAGGCGATTGGAGATCAGGATATTATCGCGATCAAACTTTTATGATGGCAATTGGTGCATTAACTATCGAACAATTTTTTGCAGGTTTATATGCTAACACCAATTTAGAGTTAGAACCTATGTCTGCTGGTCGTCAAATGGGGGGACATTTTGTAACGCATAGTTTAAATGACAACGGTAGCTGGAAAGATTTAACTAAGCAATACAATTCTAGTGCTGATATCTCTCCTACTGCAGGTCAAATGCCTCGCTTGCTAGGTTTAGCACAAGCTTCAAAAATTTACAGACAAGTAGATGGGATTAATACTAATAATTTCTCAAACAAAGGAAATGAAGTTGCTTGGGGAACCATTGGTAACGCTAGTACAAGCGAAGGTCTTTTTTTTGAAACCATAAATGCTGCAGGTGTATTACAAGTACCTATGGTTATTAGCATTTGGGATGACGAATATGGTATTTCTGTGCATGCCAAACATCAAACAACAAAAGAAAATATTTCAGAAGTATTAAAAGGGTTTCAACGAAATAACGAACAAAAAGGTTTAGAAATTTTACGCGTAAAAGGTTGGGATTACCCTAACCTTATAGAAACATATCAAGAAGCTTCTACTATTGCTAGAGAAGAGCATGTACCTGTTTTAATTCATGTTTTAGAATTAACACAACCTCAAGGTCATTCGACCTCTGGTTCTCACGAACGCTATAAAAATGCTGAGCGATTAGATTGGGAAAGCAAAAATGATTGCAACGCTAAAATGAGACAATGGATTATTGAAAGCGGCATAGTTACCAATGAAGCTCTTATTGAAATTGAAAGAGCTATAAAACGAGATGTTAGAGAAGCCAAAAAAAATGCTTGGACAACGTTTTTAAAACCCATTCAAAAAGAACAACAAGAACTTCTTTCCATATTAACTCAAGTAGCATCATCTAGTGTTAATGGTGTATTTATTAAAAAACTTAAAAATTCGCTTGCTACCATTGATGAGCCAACAAGAAAAGATATATTATCTACTGCAAGAAAAGTATTAAGATATACTATTGGCGACATTTCATCTGAAAAAAAATTACTCAGTAATTGGGTTGATGCGCTTTTTGAAAAAGCACAGCCTAAATTTAGTTCACATTTATACTCTGAAACGAACCGATCTAATATTCTTATTAAAGAAGTAAAACCTAGTTATGATGATGATGCACAAGTAGTAGATGGTCGTATCATTCTTCGTGATAATTTTGATGCCATTTTCCAAAATCATCCCGAAAGCCTTGTTTTTGGAGAAGACACAGGTAATATTGGTGATGTAAATCAAGGATTAGAAGGCTTACAAGAAAAATATGGTGAATTACGTGTAGCCGATGTTGGTATACGTGAAGCAACTATTATAGGTCAAGGTATTGGTATGGCGCTTCGTGGATTAAGACCCATTGCAGAAATACAATATTTAGATTATATATTATACGCTATTCAAATTATAAGCGACGATTTAGCAACAACACATTATAGAACCAAAGGTAAACAAAAAGCACCGCTAATAATTAGAACAAGAGGACACAGACTAGAAGGTATTTGGCATTCAGGATCTCAAATGGGCGGTATTTTAAACTTAGTAAGAGGCATACACGTTTTAGTTCCTAGAAATATGACAAAAGCGGCAGGTTTTTATAACACACTTTTACAAGGAGACGATCCTGCAATTGTAGTTGAATGTCTTAATGGTTATAGGCTAAAGGAAAAATTACCTAATAATTTAACAGATATTAAAACACCAATAGGCGTTGTAGAAACAGTAAAAGAAGGT
The nucleotide sequence above comes from Flavobacteriaceae bacterium HL-DH10. Encoded proteins:
- a CDS encoding thiamine pyrophosphate-dependent enzyme, which encodes MQTIPDLKNNISFEDFKTEVLNDYKIAITSRECSLLGRREVLTGKAKFGIFGDGKEVPQLAMAKAFLKGDWRSGYYRDQTFMMAIGALTIEQFFAGLYANTNLELEPMSAGRQMGGHFVTHSLNDNGSWKDLTKQYNSSADISPTAGQMPRLLGLAQASKIYRQVDGINTNNFSNKGNEVAWGTIGNASTSEGLFFETINAAGVLQVPMVISIWDDEYGISVHAKHQTTKENISEVLKGFQRNNEQKGLEILRVKGWDYPNLIETYQEASTIAREEHVPVLIHVLELTQPQGHSTSGSHERYKNAERLDWESKNDCNAKMRQWIIESGIVTNEALIEIERAIKRDVREAKKNAWTTFLKPIQKEQQELLSILTQVASSSVNGVFIKKLKNSLATIDEPTRKDILSTARKVLRYTIGDISSEKKLLSNWVDALFEKAQPKFSSHLYSETNRSNILIKEVKPSYDDDAQVVDGRIILRDNFDAIFQNHPESLVFGEDTGNIGDVNQGLEGLQEKYGELRVADVGIREATIIGQGIGMALRGLRPIAEIQYLDYILYAIQIISDDLATTHYRTKGKQKAPLIIRTRGHRLEGIWHSGSQMGGILNLVRGIHVLVPRNMTKAAGFYNTLLQGDDPAIVVECLNGYRLKEKLPNNLTDIKTPIGVVETVKEGTDITLVSYGSTLRIVEETAKDLLSIGIDVEIIDVQSLLPFDLKHDIVKSIAKTNRVMIIDEDVPGGASAYILNEILNTQKAFKYLDSEPKTLTAKAHRPAYGNDGDYFSKPSAEDIFEAVYEVMHELNPADFPKLR